In a single window of the Terrirubrum flagellatum genome:
- a CDS encoding PfkB family carbohydrate kinase: MAKILVIGRVNLDRIWRLNAPLRSGGRTAYHGVETRFGGGGFSSSRVLAACGHHVAVLTSFADDAAGRGCRKALEELGVDTSFIEMRSGETVPVEVFLDPAGERTILGYVGRGAYYPDFPAADFDLIYVNAHRLNEQILAGLDRAPHVVSQFPLSRERHPARTLIASGSDVTASAEALWAEASGIAGPQLRHVIRTRGAGAVELIEETSNVDVGIEIAEGVVDTIGAGDFFAAGYVDGLMRGQSSVDAIRHGASIAGRWLRTAPARTPGDLELRGARPRAAALD, translated from the coding sequence GTGGCGAAAATCCTTGTTATCGGGCGCGTCAATCTCGACCGCATCTGGCGTTTGAATGCGCCGCTGCGTTCCGGCGGGCGCACGGCCTATCACGGCGTCGAGACTCGTTTCGGCGGCGGCGGATTCAGCAGCTCGCGCGTGCTCGCCGCATGCGGTCATCATGTCGCGGTGCTGACCAGCTTCGCCGATGATGCCGCGGGCCGCGGCTGTCGCAAGGCGCTTGAAGAGCTGGGCGTTGATACGAGCTTTATCGAGATGAGATCAGGCGAAACCGTTCCCGTCGAGGTCTTTCTCGATCCCGCGGGCGAGCGCACCATTCTCGGCTATGTCGGTCGCGGCGCGTATTATCCCGATTTCCCCGCTGCTGATTTCGACCTCATCTATGTCAACGCGCATCGGCTGAACGAGCAGATCTTGGCCGGGCTCGATCGCGCGCCGCATGTCGTTTCGCAATTTCCCCTTTCTCGCGAGCGTCATCCCGCCCGCACGCTGATCGCTTCAGGTTCCGATGTGACGGCGAGCGCAGAGGCGCTGTGGGCGGAGGCGAGCGGCATTGCGGGCCCGCAGCTTCGTCACGTCATCCGCACGCGGGGTGCTGGCGCGGTCGAACTGATCGAGGAGACGTCGAATGTCGATGTCGGCATCGAAATCGCCGAAGGCGTCGTCGACACGATCGGCGCCGGCGACTTTTTCGCCGCGGGCTATGTCGACGGGCTGATGCGCGGACAATCCTCTGTCGATGCGATCCGCCATGGCGCTTCGATCGCCGGCCGCTGGCTCCGAACCGCGCCGGCGAGAACGCCTGGTGATCTCGAATTGCGCGGCGCGCGGCCCAGAGCCGCAGCTCTGGATTGA
- the phnF gene encoding phosphonate metabolism transcriptional regulator PhnF produces the protein MAVAGAKMDAEPPGRPKGLLWKRIAAALREDIRGRSLTPGQQLPTEIALSERYQVSRFTTRRALAELEKEGLIRIEHGRGLFVAEDVIPYAIAERTRFTENMSRFNITGDREILGTERKIADSAMLQHLELPPGAEVIVVYSRASVGGRPLSVSENFYPAARFPDFDEIVRRNPSHTEALRAFGVLDYTRKNTRIISRLPTGREAHILKIPKTRPVLETQKVDVDLDGRPIAFGVAVYCGDRVQLIVEQH, from the coding sequence ATGGCAGTTGCGGGCGCGAAGATGGATGCGGAGCCGCCGGGGCGGCCCAAGGGTCTGCTCTGGAAGCGGATCGCCGCGGCTTTGCGCGAGGACATCCGCGGCCGGTCGCTGACGCCGGGCCAGCAGCTTCCGACAGAGATCGCGCTCTCCGAACGCTATCAGGTCAGCCGCTTCACCACGCGGCGCGCGCTGGCCGAACTTGAAAAGGAAGGGTTGATCCGCATCGAACATGGCCGCGGCCTGTTCGTCGCCGAGGATGTGATTCCCTATGCGATCGCGGAGCGCACGCGCTTCACCGAGAATATGAGCCGGTTCAACATCACCGGCGATCGCGAAATTCTTGGCACGGAGCGGAAGATCGCGGACTCAGCGATGCTGCAGCATCTTGAATTGCCGCCCGGCGCTGAAGTGATCGTCGTCTATTCCAGAGCGTCGGTCGGCGGCCGCCCGCTCAGCGTCAGCGAAAATTTCTATCCCGCCGCGCGCTTTCCCGATTTCGATGAGATCGTCAGGCGAAATCCCTCGCACACCGAAGCGCTTCGCGCCTTCGGCGTGCTCGATTACACGCGCAAGAACACCCGCATCATCAGCCGCCTGCCGACCGGGCGCGAGGCGCATATCCTGAAAATCCCGAAGACGCGTCCGGTGCTCGAGACGCAGAAGGTCGACGTCGATCTCGATGGCCGTCCGATTGCTTTCGGCGTCGCCGTCTATTGCGGCGACCGCGTCCAGCTCATCGTGGAACAGCACTGA
- a CDS encoding alpha-D-ribose 1-methylphosphonate 5-triphosphate diphosphatase, whose amino-acid sequence MELNFTNIQIVTPTESFPGGVAIEDGLIRSIDTGGRAAPGAIDGEGDYLLPGLIDIHTDNLERHFQPRPGVVWPSPISAALAHDREMIGAGITTVYDSMSLGDYDSGGNRRRMLNTGISAITEASDKGLMKADHHFHFRCEISDRAMTEIYEAHANNPRLGLVSLMDHTPGQRQWRDLDIYRSFRAKKNARIWSDEEWAAYVAERQGHQATYAAPFRRHIRKAAQARGLPLASHDDTTREDVDQAREEGATISEFPTTIEAAEHARKAGLKIVMGSPNVVLGRSHSGNVSALALAERGLLDALSSDYVPSSLLDAAFTLSRKMMTLPQAIATVTANPADMLKLGDRGQIEIGRRADLIRVKLVNDAPVIRGIWRGGERVM is encoded by the coding sequence ATGGAATTGAACTTTACCAACATCCAGATCGTCACGCCGACCGAAAGCTTCCCGGGCGGCGTCGCCATCGAAGACGGGCTGATCCGCAGCATCGACACAGGCGGCCGCGCGGCGCCGGGCGCGATCGACGGCGAAGGCGATTATCTCCTTCCCGGCCTCATCGACATTCACACCGACAATCTCGAACGGCACTTCCAGCCGCGCCCCGGCGTCGTCTGGCCATCGCCGATCAGCGCGGCGCTGGCGCATGACCGCGAGATGATCGGCGCCGGAATCACCACTGTTTATGACTCCATGTCGCTCGGCGATTATGACAGCGGCGGAAATCGTCGTCGCATGCTGAACACCGGCATCTCCGCGATCACCGAAGCCAGCGACAAGGGCCTGATGAAGGCCGACCATCATTTTCATTTCCGCTGCGAGATTTCCGATCGCGCGATGACGGAAATCTATGAGGCGCATGCGAACAATCCGCGCCTCGGACTCGTCAGCCTGATGGATCATACGCCGGGCCAGAGGCAGTGGCGCGATCTCGACATCTATCGCTCATTCCGCGCGAAGAAGAATGCGCGCATCTGGAGCGACGAGGAATGGGCCGCTTATGTCGCGGAGCGTCAGGGCCATCAGGCGACCTACGCCGCGCCATTCCGCAGGCATATCAGGAAAGCTGCGCAGGCGCGTGGACTGCCGCTCGCGAGCCATGACGACACGACGCGCGAAGATGTGGATCAGGCGCGCGAGGAAGGCGCCACCATCAGCGAGTTCCCGACGACGATCGAGGCCGCGGAGCATGCGCGCAAGGCGGGCCTGAAGATCGTGATGGGCAGCCCCAATGTTGTGCTCGGGCGATCGCATTCCGGCAATGTCAGCGCGCTCGCGCTCGCCGAACGCGGCCTGCTTGACGCGCTGTCATCGGACTATGTGCCTTCGAGCCTCCTCGACGCCGCATTCACGCTCTCGCGCAAGATGATGACGCTGCCGCAGGCGATCGCGACGGTGACGGCCAATCCCGCCGACATGCTGAAGCTCGGGGATCGCGGACAAATCGAAATCGGGCGGCGGGCCGACCTCATCCGCGTGAAGCTCGTCAACGATGCGCCTGTGATCAGGGGAATCTGGCGCGGCGGCGAGCGCGTGATGTGA
- the phnG gene encoding phosphonate C-P lyase system protein PhnG, whose protein sequence is MAMTDATRMHHEHKAGAASTDERKSWMGVLARAKRDELEAAWASLPSRPAHSIMRAPEIGLVMVRARAGGSGNPFNLGEMTVTRCALKLAGGAVGFGYVQGRDKRRAELAAAFDGLLQDDSRRLELLKDVIAPLAAAQAARRDERSRKAASTKVEFFTLVRGDNPK, encoded by the coding sequence ATGGCGATGACGGACGCGACACGGATGCATCACGAACACAAGGCGGGCGCGGCCTCGACCGATGAACGCAAAAGCTGGATGGGCGTACTCGCGCGCGCCAAACGCGATGAACTTGAAGCGGCGTGGGCGTCCCTGCCCTCGCGGCCGGCGCACAGCATCATGCGCGCGCCCGAGATCGGCCTTGTCATGGTGCGCGCGCGCGCCGGCGGCAGCGGCAATCCGTTCAATCTCGGCGAAATGACGGTGACGCGCTGCGCGCTGAAGCTTGCCGGCGGCGCCGTCGGCTTCGGCTATGTCCAGGGCCGCGACAAGCGCCGCGCCGAACTCGCTGCGGCTTTCGACGGACTACTGCAGGATGATTCACGCCGCCTGGAGCTTCTGAAAGACGTGATCGCGCCACTCGCAGCGGCGCAGGCGGCGCGTCGCGACGAGCGCAGCCGCAAGGCCGCCTCGACCAAGGTCGAATTCTTCACGCTGGTGCGCGGGGACAACCCGAAATGA
- the phnH gene encoding phosphonate C-P lyase system protein PhnH, translating to MTFDLAVRDLAPGFSDPVFDSQSIFRGVMNAIAYPGRIHQLTRLPDRPAALAPATAAVALTLCDFETPLWLDKTASTPAALAYVRFHCGAPVVEASNGARFAIVGDAQGMPRLSAFDIGEDQYPDRSATLIIQTPSLTDGPRRRWTGPGIRDAIDVSIAGLSDWFWDDWTMNRELYPLGVDVIFTSGDSIIGLPRGVSVEG from the coding sequence ATGACGTTCGATCTTGCCGTGCGCGATCTCGCGCCTGGATTTTCCGATCCTGTTTTCGACAGCCAGTCGATCTTTCGCGGCGTGATGAATGCGATCGCCTATCCCGGCCGCATTCATCAACTCACGCGATTGCCGGATCGCCCCGCCGCGCTTGCTCCCGCGACGGCCGCCGTCGCGCTGACCTTGTGCGATTTCGAGACACCGCTCTGGCTCGACAAAACAGCCTCGACGCCCGCGGCGCTCGCCTATGTCAGATTCCATTGCGGCGCGCCCGTCGTCGAAGCGTCGAATGGCGCACGGTTCGCGATCGTCGGCGACGCGCAAGGCATGCCGCGTCTCTCCGCTTTCGATATCGGCGAAGATCAATATCCCGATCGCTCCGCCACTCTCATCATTCAGACGCCGTCGCTGACGGACGGCCCGCGCCGGCGCTGGACCGGACCGGGAATCCGCGATGCGATCGATGTTTCGATCGCCGGCCTGTCCGACTGGTTCTGGGACGACTGGACGATGAACCGCGAGCTCTATCCGCTCGGCGTCGACGTCATCTTCACCTCAGGCGATTCCATCATCGGATTGCCGCGCGGCGTCTCTGTGGAGGGTTGA
- a CDS encoding carbon-phosphorus lyase complex subunit PhnI, with the protein MYVAVKGGERAILNSHKLIAEERRGDPSLAELTIEQIAAQFKLAVDRVMTEGSVYDPELAALALKQAQGDAVEAIFLLRAYRTTLPRFAVSAPIETRQMDVRRRISAAYKDLPGGQVLGPTYDYTHRLLDFELAANGGVGEPQAEAADEPLPDLMPPVLDILDREDLIEQEIADRENEPVFDLTRESMSFPAGRDQRLQNLARGDEGFVLGLAYSTTRGYGGAHPFVGEVRYGEVAVEITPEELGFAIEIGDVSVTECQMINQFQGSKDHPAQFTRGYGLSFGHGERKAMSMAMVDRALRAKELGEDAIHPAQDDEFVLSHTDNIEAVGFVTHFKLPHYVDFQAELQLVRKLRAEHAARHEMKEAAE; encoded by the coding sequence ATGTATGTCGCAGTCAAGGGCGGCGAGCGCGCGATCCTCAACTCGCACAAGCTGATCGCCGAAGAGCGGCGTGGCGATCCCTCGCTTGCCGAACTTACGATCGAACAGATCGCGGCGCAGTTCAAACTCGCGGTCGATCGCGTGATGACGGAAGGCTCGGTCTATGACCCTGAATTGGCCGCGCTCGCGCTGAAGCAGGCGCAGGGCGACGCGGTCGAAGCGATCTTCCTGCTGCGCGCCTATCGCACGACGCTGCCGCGCTTCGCCGTCTCCGCGCCGATCGAGACGCGTCAGATGGACGTGCGTCGCCGCATCTCGGCCGCCTACAAGGATCTTCCCGGCGGACAGGTGCTCGGGCCGACCTATGACTACACGCATCGCCTGCTCGATTTCGAACTTGCTGCGAATGGCGGCGTTGGCGAACCGCAGGCGGAAGCCGCCGACGAGCCGCTGCCTGACCTGATGCCGCCGGTGCTCGATATTCTCGATCGCGAGGACCTGATCGAGCAGGAGATCGCCGATCGCGAGAACGAGCCGGTGTTCGATCTCACGCGCGAATCCATGTCGTTTCCCGCGGGCCGCGATCAACGCTTGCAAAATCTCGCGCGCGGCGACGAAGGCTTCGTGCTCGGCCTCGCCTACTCCACCACGCGCGGCTATGGCGGCGCCCATCCCTTCGTCGGCGAGGTGCGCTATGGCGAAGTCGCCGTCGAGATCACGCCGGAGGAACTCGGCTTCGCAATCGAGATCGGCGACGTCTCGGTGACGGAATGCCAGATGATCAACCAGTTCCAGGGCTCGAAGGATCATCCAGCGCAATTCACGCGCGGTTACGGTCTCTCATTCGGCCATGGCGAACGCAAGGCGATGTCGATGGCGATGGTCGATCGCGCGCTGCGCGCCAAGGAGCTTGGCGAGGACGCCATACATCCGGCGCAGGACGATGAGTTCGTCCTCTCCCACACCGACAATATCGAAGCCGTCGGCTTCGTCACCCACTTCAAGCTGCCGCACTATGTCGACTTCCAGGCCGAGCTTCAGCTCGTGCGCAAACTGAGAGCCGAGCATGCGGCGCGCCATGAGATGAAGGAGGCCGCGGAATGA